One Acidimicrobiia bacterium genomic region harbors:
- a CDS encoding DNA-directed RNA polymerase subunit beta gives MSSRTTARARYSFGNLDEVLELPDLIAIQRESFDWFLNHGLAETFADISPIKDFTENLQLELEFDPNDEDLRPPPKYSVDECKEKDMTYSAPIFVRARFMNAQTGEIKEQTVFMGDFPMMTEKGTFIINGTERVVVSQLVRSPGVIFQPGERYRLRNLSKHQLVTGTIHPYRGEWIEFDVEQKPGKDVTAGTRIARKRRLSIFVLLRALGYDEENYPGFLDAFVRHFDFLEGQWEKDKTVAPTQEEALVEIYKRARPGEPANVESARAYFKNAFFENRRYDLSRVGRYKLNRKLGPEIDRLEQIFKIQLERPEPDQSVLTPAEILAASTYLLNLVNAEPGYRLDDQDHFANRRIRSVGELIQNQVRIGLSRMERVVRERMTTQDVEAITPQTLINIRPVVASIKEFFGTSQLSQFMDQVNPLSGLTHRRRLNALGPGGLSRERAGFEVRDVHFSHYGRMCPIETPEGPNIGLIGALSSYARVNTFGFIESPYRKVEHGKATDEVVYLSADEEEEYVVAQANTPLHDDGTFADDRVMVRRSPQAATLGELKLQLERDVFFGSTTEISSVSPDEVQLMDVSPKQIVSVAAALIPFLEHDDANRALMGANMQRQAVPLISAESPYIGTGMEGVAARDAADMVLAQDDGEVVDVDGRTVTLQYDNLGRKIYRLMKFERSNQDTCFNQKPRVEVGQRVAKGDLLADGPSTENGELALGKNLLVAFMPWEGYNYEDAIILSERLVKDDVLTSIHIHEHEIDARDTKLGPEEITRDIPNLSEDILADLDERGIIRIGAEVDAGDVLVGKVTPKGETELTPEERLLRAIFGEKAREVRDTSLKVPHGESGKIIDVKVFNRDEGDELPPGVNQLVRVYVGQKRKISVGDKLAGRHGNKGVISRILPIEDMPFLADGTPVDILLNPLGVPSRMNVGQVLESHLGYAARWGWDLTDEGYSNVGDAPIRGTETKTRPNTPPSTLVATPVFDGANWDEKFDSGKHPTIKEIFGGLHPEAADPRYGDNGRLMQTDGKVTLYNGRTGEAYDNPITVGYMYILKLAHLVDDKIHARSTGPYSMITQQPLGGKAQFGGQRFGEMEVWALEAYGAAYCLQELLTIKSDDVLGRVKVYESIVKGENIPEPGIPESFKVLIKEMQALCLNVEVLSTTGEEIEMRELDEDIFRTAEELGIDLSRPERGSDEEDARRRVGRA, from the coding sequence TTGTCCTCTCGCACTACTGCCCGGGCCCGCTATTCATTTGGGAACCTAGATGAGGTTCTGGAACTTCCTGACCTCATCGCCATTCAACGTGAATCGTTCGATTGGTTCCTAAATCACGGGCTGGCTGAAACCTTTGCAGACATCAGCCCCATCAAAGACTTCACTGAGAATCTCCAGCTTGAGCTGGAATTCGATCCTAACGATGAAGATCTTCGTCCTCCACCCAAATATTCGGTGGACGAATGCAAAGAAAAGGATATGACCTATAGCGCGCCTATCTTTGTGCGCGCCCGCTTCATGAACGCCCAAACGGGTGAAATCAAGGAGCAAACCGTTTTCATGGGTGATTTCCCCATGATGACCGAAAAAGGCACCTTCATTATCAACGGTACCGAGCGTGTCGTGGTGTCACAGCTGGTTCGGTCACCTGGCGTTATCTTCCAACCTGGTGAGCGCTACCGTCTGCGTAACCTTTCTAAGCACCAGTTGGTCACTGGCACCATTCACCCTTACCGTGGCGAATGGATCGAGTTCGACGTTGAGCAAAAGCCAGGTAAAGACGTCACCGCTGGTACTCGTATCGCCCGCAAACGCCGTCTCAGCATTTTCGTTTTGCTGCGTGCTCTTGGCTACGACGAAGAAAACTACCCCGGCTTCCTCGACGCCTTCGTACGCCACTTCGACTTCCTCGAAGGCCAGTGGGAAAAAGACAAGACTGTTGCCCCCACTCAAGAAGAAGCGCTGGTAGAAATCTACAAGCGTGCCCGCCCAGGCGAGCCCGCCAACGTTGAATCAGCCCGGGCATATTTCAAGAATGCCTTCTTCGAGAACCGTCGCTACGACCTTTCTCGTGTTGGTCGGTACAAGCTGAACCGCAAGCTTGGCCCTGAAATCGACCGTCTCGAGCAGATCTTCAAGATTCAACTCGAACGTCCCGAGCCCGACCAGTCAGTACTGACACCGGCCGAAATTCTGGCCGCCAGCACCTACTTGTTGAACCTGGTCAACGCCGAGCCGGGCTACCGTCTCGACGACCAAGACCACTTCGCCAACCGCCGGATCCGTTCGGTGGGCGAGCTAATCCAAAACCAGGTGCGCATTGGTCTTTCCCGTATGGAGCGGGTGGTGCGCGAGCGCATGACCACTCAAGACGTTGAGGCCATTACGCCCCAAACACTGATCAACATCCGCCCCGTGGTGGCGTCGATCAAAGAATTCTTCGGCACTAGCCAGCTTTCGCAGTTCATGGACCAGGTCAACCCCCTTTCGGGGCTTACCCACCGTCGTCGTCTGAACGCGCTTGGCCCCGGTGGTTTGTCTCGGGAGCGGGCCGGTTTCGAAGTGCGTGACGTTCACTTCTCGCATTACGGCCGTATGTGCCCGATTGAAACTCCAGAAGGCCCGAACATTGGTCTAATCGGGGCGCTTAGCTCGTATGCCCGAGTTAATACCTTTGGTTTCATCGAATCGCCGTACCGTAAGGTTGAACACGGAAAAGCCACCGATGAAGTGGTTTACCTCTCGGCGGATGAAGAAGAAGAGTACGTAGTCGCCCAGGCGAACACGCCTTTGCACGACGATGGCACCTTCGCCGACGATCGCGTGATGGTGCGTCGTTCACCCCAGGCGGCAACTTTGGGCGAGCTGAAACTCCAGCTTGAACGCGACGTGTTCTTCGGTTCGACCACCGAAATTTCATCGGTGTCGCCAGACGAAGTTCAACTAATGGACGTTTCGCCGAAGCAGATCGTTTCGGTGGCGGCGGCACTTATTCCCTTCTTGGAACATGACGACGCTAACAGGGCCCTTATGGGTGCCAACATGCAGCGCCAGGCCGTACCGCTAATTTCAGCCGAATCGCCTTATATCGGAACCGGTATGGAAGGTGTTGCGGCCCGCGATGCTGCCGACATGGTGCTCGCCCAAGACGACGGTGAAGTGGTTGATGTTGATGGCCGCACCGTCACTCTTCAATACGACAATTTGGGTCGCAAGATTTACCGTCTGATGAAGTTTGAGCGCTCAAACCAAGACACCTGCTTTAACCAAAAGCCACGTGTTGAGGTGGGCCAGCGCGTAGCCAAGGGCGATCTGTTGGCCGATGGTCCTTCTACCGAAAACGGTGAGTTGGCGCTTGGCAAAAACCTGCTGGTGGCCTTTATGCCCTGGGAAGGTTACAACTACGAAGACGCCATCATTTTGTCAGAGCGTTTGGTGAAAGACGACGTGCTCACGTCGATCCATATCCACGAACACGAAATCGACGCTCGCGACACCAAACTTGGCCCCGAAGAAATCACCCGTGATATCCCGAACCTTTCGGAAGATATCCTGGCCGACCTCGACGAACGCGGCATTATCCGCATCGGTGCCGAGGTCGACGCGGGCGATGTGCTGGTTGGTAAAGTAACGCCCAAGGGTGAAACCGAACTGACCCCAGAAGAGCGCTTACTACGGGCCATCTTTGGCGAAAAAGCCCGTGAAGTGCGTGACACCTCGTTGAAGGTGCCTCACGGTGAGTCGGGTAAAATTATCGACGTTAAGGTCTTCAATCGCGACGAGGGCGACGAACTTCCCCCTGGCGTAAACCAGCTAGTACGGGTGTACGTAGGTCAAAAGCGCAAGATCAGCGTTGGTGACAAGTTGGCTGGGCGTCACGGTAACAAGGGTGTTATTTCCCGTATTCTTCCCATCGAAGATATGCCCTTCTTGGCCGACGGTACCCCGGTCGACATTTTGTTGAACCCACTCGGTGTCCCTTCACGAATGAACGTAGGTCAGGTGCTTGAATCGCATTTGGGTTACGCCGCCCGCTGGGGCTGGGATCTCACCGATGAGGGCTACTCGAACGTAGGTGACGCCCCGATTCGAGGCACTGAAACCAAGACTCGCCCCAACACTCCGCCTTCAACACTGGTGGCAACCCCGGTGTTCGACGGCGCTAACTGGGACGAGAAGTTTGATTCGGGCAAACACCCCACCATCAAGGAAATCTTTGGTGGCTTGCATCCCGAAGCAGCCGATCCCCGTTATGGCGACAACGGCCGCCTCATGCAAACCGATGGCAAAGTTACCTTGTACAACGGTCGAACCGGTGAAGCCTACGACAACCCCATCACCGTGGGTTACATGTACATCTTGAAGCTGGCCCACCTTGTTGACGACAAGATTCACGCCCGTTCAACCGGTCCATACTCGATGATCACCCAGCAACCCCTTGGTGGTAAGGCCCAATTCGGTGGCCAGCGCTTTGGTGAGATGGAAGTGTGGG
- the rplL gene encoding 50S ribosomal protein L7/L12 yields the protein MTKDEILDAISGMTVLELSELLADFEERFGVSAAAPVAVAAVAGAGGGGEAAAEEQDEFDVVLTAAGDKKIQVVKEVRTITSLGLKEAKDLVDNAPKAILEKVSKEDAEKAKATLEAAGASVELK from the coding sequence ATGACCAAGGATGAAATCCTGGATGCAATTTCCGGCATGACCGTGCTCGAGTTGAGCGAACTGCTGGCTGACTTTGAAGAGCGCTTCGGCGTTTCCGCCGCTGCTCCTGTGGCCGTGGCCGCAGTTGCTGGCGCTGGTGGTGGCGGCGAAGCTGCTGCTGAAGAGCAAGACGAGTTCGACGTGGTACTTACCGCGGCTGGCGACAAGAAGATTCAAGTGGTGAAGGAAGTTCGTACCATCACCAGCTTGGGTCTGAAGGAAGCCAAGGATCTCGTGGACAATGCTCCCAAGGCCATCCTCGAGAAGGTTTCGAAGGAAGATGCCGAAAAGGCCAAGGCAACCTTGGAAGCCGCTGGCGCTTCGGTAGAGCTCAAGTAG
- the rplJ gene encoding 50S ribosomal protein L10: MENPRQEKVAVVDEIKTRFDETSAVLVTEYRGLNVANVSQLRRELTAAGGEYKVYKNTLVSIAARASEWPLEEMLTGPTAIAFVTTKPDGSPGDAVDVAKVLRDFAKSNPALVVKGGVLGGKVLSSADAKALADIAPREELLARLAGGFAAPMTKFAGLLQALPRNFAYGLSALIEAGGASDAPAATTDTDQAASAAAPESSEAPEAAEAPQDAEAPEAPAQEESVGAADADTEES; the protein is encoded by the coding sequence ATGGAAAACCCAAGACAAGAAAAAGTTGCAGTTGTAGACGAGATTAAGACTCGTTTTGACGAGACTTCGGCGGTGTTGGTGACCGAATATCGAGGTCTTAACGTTGCGAACGTTTCGCAGTTGCGTCGCGAACTTACGGCTGCTGGTGGCGAGTACAAGGTGTACAAAAACACTTTGGTCTCCATTGCGGCGAGAGCTAGCGAATGGCCACTTGAGGAAATGCTCACTGGTCCTACCGCTATTGCCTTTGTAACTACTAAGCCTGACGGAAGCCCCGGCGACGCAGTTGATGTCGCCAAAGTGCTGCGAGATTTCGCGAAGTCGAATCCGGCCTTGGTAGTAAAGGGTGGTGTATTGGGCGGCAAGGTACTTTCCTCCGCCGATGCCAAAGCTTTGGCTGACATTGCGCCACGCGAAGAACTACTCGCTCGTTTGGCTGGTGGCTTCGCAGCGCCAATGACCAAGTTTGCTGGTTTGTTGCAGGCCTTGCCTCGCAACTTTGCTTACGGGCTATCAGCACTAATTGAAGCCGGCGGAGCATCCGATGCCCCGGCTGCCACCACCGACACTGACCAAGCAGCATCGGCTGCTGCGCCAGAATCCTCCGAAGCCCCCGAGGCTGCGGAAGCACCACAAGACGCCGAGGCCCCTGAAGCTCCGGCCCAAGAAGAATCCGTCGGTGCTGCCGACGCAGACACTGAGGAGAGTTGA
- the rplA gene encoding 50S ribosomal protein L1, translating into MAKGKKYADASKKYDHEYEHSAAEAIELVKQLASAKFNETVELAVRLGVDPRKADQMMRGTVALPSGTGKDVRIAVFAEGEAATAAREAGADFVGGEEFAAEVEGGMLDFDVAISTPELMPTVGKLGRVLGPRGLMPNPKTGTVTPDVGKAVADFKGGKVEYRTDRYGNIHVPIGKVDFDTPALLANMTTVMDELNRMKPASSKGRYIRRITVASTMGPGIKVDAHRLKPDED; encoded by the coding sequence ATGGCGAAAGGTAAGAAGTACGCTGACGCGTCTAAGAAATACGATCACGAGTACGAGCATTCAGCCGCCGAAGCTATCGAGCTGGTGAAGCAACTCGCTTCCGCCAAGTTCAACGAGACGGTTGAGCTTGCGGTTCGCTTAGGCGTAGACCCCCGCAAGGCCGATCAGATGATGCGTGGTACCGTGGCGTTGCCTTCAGGTACCGGTAAAGACGTGCGGATCGCCGTTTTTGCTGAAGGCGAAGCCGCCACTGCTGCTCGCGAAGCTGGTGCCGATTTTGTGGGTGGCGAAGAGTTCGCCGCTGAAGTTGAAGGTGGCATGCTCGACTTCGACGTTGCCATCTCGACCCCCGAGCTAATGCCAACCGTTGGTAAACTAGGTCGTGTTTTGGGGCCTCGTGGCCTAATGCCGAACCCAAAGACCGGTACCGTGACCCCCGATGTCGGCAAGGCCGTTGCCGATTTCAAAGGCGGCAAGGTTGAGTATCGCACCGACCGTTACGGCAACATTCACGTGCCAATCGGTAAGGTCGATTTCGATACTCCTGCGCTGTTGGCCAACATGACCACCGTAATGGATGAGCTAAACCGTATGAAGCCAGCTTCTTCCAAGGGGCGTTACATACGGCGAATCACCGTTGCTTCCACCATGGGTCCTGGTATCAAAGTGGATGCACACCGTTTGAAGCCCGACGAGGATTAG
- the rplK gene encoding 50S ribosomal protein L11, translated as MAKKKVVAVVKIQIPAGAATPAPPVGTALGPHGVAIMDFCKEYNARTEAQRGTIIPVEITVFEDRSFTFITKTPPTTVLIREAAGLEKAASTPGKATAGTLTDAQVAEIAQTKMPDLNANDIEAAKLQIAGTARSMGIKVEG; from the coding sequence ATGGCCAAAAAGAAGGTCGTTGCGGTCGTTAAGATCCAGATCCCAGCAGGTGCAGCCACGCCAGCACCCCCAGTAGGTACCGCTCTTGGTCCCCACGGTGTGGCCATCATGGATTTCTGCAAAGAATATAACGCCCGTACCGAGGCACAACGCGGCACCATTATCCCGGTTGAAATCACCGTTTTTGAAGATCGTAGCTTCACCTTTATTACCAAGACCCCGCCCACCACGGTGTTAATCCGCGAAGCGGCTGGTCTTGAGAAGGCGGCTTCCACTCCTGGTAAGGCCACCGCTGGTACTCTGACCGATGCTCAGGTAGCCGAGATCGCCCAAACCAAAATGCCCGACCTGAACGCCAATGACATCGAGGCCGCCAAGCTGCAAATTGCTGGCACGGCACGCTCGATGGGCATCAAGGTCGAAGGCTAA